The genomic interval AGAAAGAAAAGACCTGTCAAATAGCACCTTTAGTAGACTGGCACTTTCTGGAGAAAAATGCTTTTACAATAGTATTGCCTTGGAATTTAAGCCTACATAAAATGAACTTTAGTTTGGCCACAATAAGTTCCCGGGAAACGAATCAAAGTAATTatctctaaaaggaaaaaaaaaatcctgaagttGCTAACATTTGGTTACTGGTAAAATTCACTATAATACTTTAAACTAAGAAAAATGGAATTAGCACATTGAATTGGCTCAAGCACTTAATGTCAAGTAAGCAACATTAAGTGCATAcctttaaatgcagaaaaaaatgtcCATTTCCTAAATCAATGGAGGTCAATATAATGGGTCAATATGAGGTTATTTATTTTCAAGGAATAAATAGCAACATTTATTGCATCTCTTAAAATAATGTTAAACCTCCAGCCTGTCTCCCAGTGAAGGACAGGTCAGATTTTCCAAAGAAAGTGGACCACCTCCAGTTTGGCCACCTAGCCGGGGGTTAGCACTTGTTCCGTGTTCCCAGATCCACATATTTCCTATAAATATAGTCAATGTTATCAGAAACAATTTGGgtgaactgcaaaaaaaaaaggactgtcaTTCTAGATTTTTGTTGGTTATTAATTTTAGGTCCTAGTCCTTTCAATTAGTAACTTCCCTTCACACGCCCCAAGTAAGTAAAGTGCCTCGAAGGCAGGTCTTGAGTTCTTCATCTCGCAGCACTAAGATTTATATATGTGGTTGAGAAATTTGGGTGAGAaaagagagggggagaggggaagcaGACGCAGAGGAATTATCTGTGCAACAGATAATGGGCTGCAAATAATTTTTTCCAAAGAGCTCTATTTGCCCAAGATTATCCGTTAAATGTCGCTTTGTTGGGTAAGTTAATCAATACTTGTTGAACAAGCAACTTCCGAAGGTTATGTTCCAGGCTAAATATACACAGGCTGACTTACttctttttcacttctctttgacttaaaaataactttaaaatatttgttgacgGCTGTGACTTTAGTCCTCTCTATAGAAACAACTCGATACTTTTCCGTGCCAGGAGTAACCTCAAAAATGCGCCATGTCTAACTTTCAAAAGCAAAACACAGTCATTTACGCACGCTGCAAGCAAACCAGAAGTAAATGTAGGATTACCACACCCCCTTCTAACAAATTACAAGACTCGGTTTGGTTACCTGAAAAGACTGTTGATTAACCAGACTATAAACCAGGATGAAACCTTGGCCGTTTTTGATGTAGAGATCTCTCATGGAGGCAAACTGCTCAGTTCCTGCGGTGTCCAGAATTTCCAGCACGGAGGGGGAAGAGTCCACTTCGATCTCTTTGCGGTAGAAATCTTCAATGGTGGGGTCATATTTCTCAAtgaaagtcccagtgacaaactGCACCGTAAGGGCAGATTTGCCAACCCCTCCGCTCCCTAACACCACTACCTTGTATTCCCTCATGAGTCTCACCTTCACCAACTCCTACCCGAGGGAGGGAAAAATAACACCCCGCTAGCTGCGGCGCGGCTCGGGGAGGCGGAAGGTGGGCGGAAATCTGCGAACCCGGGAGGAGAGTGCAGAGCAGACGAGGGCCCGAAGGGGGAAGAAGAGGAAGttaaaggagggggaggggaaagagcgAAGTGTCGGGTGGGTGGGGATGGGATGGTGATGCCCTTCCTATAGGAACTGAAGCCCAGGCAGGGGGCGTGGGGAGAGGGCGAGCCGGGAGCAGCCcggagtgggggggggggcggaatgCGCCCCCCAGAGGGAAGGGGTGGGCGCCGCGGGACGGACGGAGGCCCCCCGCGGTAAGGCTGGCGTCTGCGgagcccgcagccaggggctgcccCGCACCCCTCCCCCGCCCTTCACACAAAGGGGCCCAGGGACCCCGCTTCCTGGTCGCGCCGCCGAGCCGGCCCAGGCCTGTGGGCTCCGCTCCAGTCGTTGCCGCCCGGGCGGGTCTCTGGGCCGCGGCTCCCGCGGGCGTCGTCCGGCCTGTGATGGGGGTGTGGGGGGGAGAGGGCGCGCGTTACCCGCCGGACCCCAGCCCGCCCCAGCCGGGCAGCCCAGGCGGCCGCCTCCCCCGGCTCCCACCCAGacccggccgccgccgcctcttACCCTGCCGTCCGCACCCGCCCGGCCGCCCGGGAGGCTCTGTCACGCCAAGGCCATGGCCACCGGCCGGCTCCTCCGTCTCACCGCCGCCCCGGCGCTGCGGCTCGCAGAGGGGAAAGAGGCGGGGGCcgtccggcggcggcggcggcggccgctggGACTCCTGGCGAACCCAGCTCTTTTTTTTCtcacccacccccccacccccccagcacACACCCGGAAGGGTTTCCCTGACACACTGGTTGAGGTGCCCCAGTTCCCCGAGACTGGACGGGATCACTTCCGGTGGGGAAAGTCCCACCTCTTCGGGGCGAGCCGGGTGGCTCTGGGGCCGCGCCCTGCCCGGCCGAGACCGCCGGGGACGGTTTCGGTTCGGGGCTATGGCCTTGGCAAAGGGCCCCTCTGAGAACCTCCAGCGTCCTTCCTTTCTCCGCCCGCCTGCCGCTGCTGCCGACAGTCCCACCCCCGACCCCGCGGAAGCCCCTCCGCGTCCCATTGGCCCCCAGCCCGGGCTGAGGACTCGATCCGCTCGTTGGCCGGTGCAGGACGGCCAGTCATCATCTAACGACCGGGAGGACTCCAAACATTCCTGGACTAGAAGCGGCAGGGAAAATAAAACAGCCAAGAAAGTTGATTCTCTTTGCTGGTATTTCTTCCACTTGCTATTTTTCTAAGAAACGCGTGCAGACTAGCCTTCGACCTCACGAATGGCTCtgattttgtatatggtgtgttTTATTTAGCCGTGCCTGACaaataattaaacacacacaGTACTTTTGTCATCTGGCAAATCTGCCTTGACTCCACCGGCAAATGCCAAAGTCACTCCTTTCTTTCTTATCACCGGGCTCGAAAAACAGGATTAGAAGTAGACTTTATGGTGCTCTAACTCAGCTTTGCCCCGTTTTGACTGCAACCGCTACGCAGCAGGGAAGAGTTGATTTGAAATTGTTTAGGCCTGCAGACTAACTTTTAACCTTTTCATTATCTGCAGGCACACAATTTGCATGGCTGGCTCCTCCAAGTTAAAGTTTGTTTTAACGGCTATCCTTCATAGTCTTTGAAATGCAAAAGCAAAGGGCTCTACTGTTAAACACTAAGTTtctatttttagataaaattgttaCTTCTTACATACCTTTCCCTCTGCCAACTTTCTATTTGTAAACTTTGTGTCAGATCCACAGAGCCCCAGGGTCAGAAGACAGATTATATTTTCGGCATGTCACTCCATTTTTTATTCAAGCATGCACCCAGAATCCTGAAAGAATCAGTGGCCAATCGAGTTCAGTTGACCCCAGATTCCCTTACTTGCAAGCCCTAATGCCCAGACTGTATAAAAAAGGATTTATTACCAATCCCAAGTTGTTAGACTTTAGAATACAGGCAAATTACAGTAGTGTGAAGTCCCACTGTGTCTCTCCCTGAGTATTCCCCAATGTCACTTACAGTATCCAAAGGACAGTGCAATTTCTCCTAAGCCTCGGGCTGGTGCAGTCTGTCCCGCGAAGTCCTCAGCTCTGGCTCCAGCTGGCCTGAGTCCCGCCTGATATCTGAGGCACTGCCCTCTGCTGGAAGAGGTTTGGTCTATGAATTATGAGTCTCCCCATAGGTCACTGCTCCTTCTGCACGTGCTGTTGCCTGATTTGGAGCTCTgctgcccatctccctgtctAGCTGTCTCCAGACTGTCTGGTGGGATCCACAGCCCTGCACCAGCTCTGCTTGTAACTGAGTCTGGAAATTCCTCTTCTGATCCAGCAATCAGTGTTGAGCAATTACAGCAAGTCTGCTCTGTTACTAAACTGTCAAAGCAGGGTGTTCTTTTTGAGGTGGTCCCGCCTGTTGGCGATTCTGATACCTCTGAATGTGCTGGCCACGGTATTTTGGAGAGAATTCTTTGTTTTCCTATGTAGTGAGATATACCCCTCGTCTCAGTACAGAGCCTTACTGGGTCACTCGCATCCACTACAGGGTTGACAAATGTCACACTCAGTCTGAACAGCCTTCTAAACTTTCTTAGGAAGGGTATTCATTACAGCAGCATTTAGGAAAGCAAACAATTGGTTGTAGCTTAAACGTCCTTCCatagatgat from Vicugna pacos chromosome X, VicPac4, whole genome shotgun sequence carries:
- the RAP2C gene encoding ras-related protein Rap-2c isoform X1, which encodes MGRGGASAGSGVGLSAAAAGGRRKEGRWRFSEGPFAKAIAPNRNRPRRSRPGRARPQSHPARPEEVGLSPPEVIPSSLGELGHLNQCVRETLPGVCWGGGGVGEKKKSWVRQESQRPPPPPPDGPRLFPLCEPQRRGGGETEEPAGGHGLGVTEPPGRPGGCGRQGRTTPAGAAAQRPARAATTGAEPTGLGRLGGATRKRGPWAPLCEGRGRGAGQPLAAGSADASLTAGGLRPSRGAHPFPLGGAFRPPPHSGLLPARPLPTPPAWASVPIGRASPSHPHPPDTSLFPLPLL